A portion of the Chondrinema litorale genome contains these proteins:
- the ispF gene encoding 2-C-methyl-D-erythritol 2,4-cyclodiphosphate synthase: MLKIRVGQGYDVHRLVEGVDFWLGGIKIPHTHGAIGHSDADVLIHVICDALLGAANMRDIGYHFSDQDSKYKGIDSKILLKDVVKMVKEAGYTIQNVDATVCLQAPKINPHIPEMKTCLAEVMDLPEEDVSLKATTTEKLGFVGKREGVAAHAVALITREQ, from the coding sequence ATGCTAAAAATAAGAGTAGGACAGGGGTACGATGTTCACAGATTGGTAGAAGGTGTTGATTTTTGGTTGGGAGGGATTAAAATTCCTCATACTCATGGTGCTATAGGGCATTCAGATGCAGATGTTTTAATTCATGTAATTTGTGATGCATTACTGGGAGCTGCTAATATGCGAGATATAGGTTATCATTTTTCTGATCAGGATAGCAAATACAAAGGTATAGACAGCAAAATACTGCTTAAAGATGTGGTGAAGATGGTAAAAGAAGCCGGGTACACCATACAAAATGTGGATGCTACGGTTTGCTTACAAGCACCAAAGATTAATCCGCATATACCAGAGATGAAAACCTGTTTAGCTGAAGTGATGGATTTGCCAGAAGAAGATGTTTCTTTAAAAGCTACAACTACTGAAAAATTAGGTTTTGTTGGGAAAAGAGAAGGAGTTGCAGCACATGCTGTTGCATTAATCACGAGAGAACAGTAA
- a CDS encoding response regulator, with translation MPFKILYVDDDKFMRSFFSTYFEEKYELTLSESAEEAGDLLLNSLNPDLILLDLVLPEKDGETFLNEIKANKQLSLIPVLILSGTDKSETRIKMFKIGAEDFIVKPFNPMELEIKIEKLLSRQAKLIHSSENFNTNYNSEDKSSRYTSNFC, from the coding sequence ATGCCGTTTAAAATATTATATGTTGATGATGACAAGTTTATGAGAAGTTTTTTTTCAACTTATTTTGAAGAAAAATATGAACTAACTCTATCTGAATCGGCTGAGGAAGCGGGAGATTTACTTCTAAACTCATTAAACCCAGACTTAATTCTATTAGATTTAGTATTACCTGAGAAAGATGGTGAAACATTTCTTAACGAAATTAAGGCTAATAAGCAGCTATCACTTATTCCAGTATTGATACTTTCTGGTACAGATAAGAGCGAGACCAGAATTAAGATGTTTAAAATAGGTGCTGAGGATTTTATAGTAAAACCTTTTAATCCTATGGAATTAGAAATAAAAATAGAAAAACTTTTATCTAGACAAGCTAAACTGATACATTCCTCAGAAAACTTTAATACTAATTATAATTCTGAAGATAAGAGCAGTAGATATACATCAAACTTTTGCTAA
- a CDS encoding D-alanine--D-alanine ligase family protein yields MKVGIFFGGPSREREVSFAGGRTVYDNLNKSIFEPVPIFVDSLGNFILLDWQFIYKGTIRDFYPPVAFIPDSPNHFQVYVESLGNLSHEELEKIAAEVGRIVAPWEFKKLFEFAFLCLHGPYGEDGSLQGLLEWYKIPYSGSGILPSAIGINKIIQSSLSKSLSFAKPVSKVISKDDWLSVNKKAFFEEIATLTGLPVVVKAAQQGSSIGVSIVSEKNFDSFIKAVNRALFVEEVEAEKWNTFSKEDKVHFIHELIDIRQGIGLPVFFSLKSSISDIELIYHPEELLNKLDKYFNDYSDTVVLQSRDSEEAVLFESFIKGQEFSCIVIQDENGEPVALPPTEIIKFDEVFDYRSKYLPGMSRKLTPVNTSIENIRKIQDECCEMFRKLKFNVYARIDGFLSPDNQVYLNDPNTTSGMLPSSFFFHQAAEIGLNPSQFLTYIIRTSLAERIKSGKNGHELKKTLNLLDEKIIQLQQEQKERVKVAVIMGGYSSERHISIESGRNIFEKIAASEKYEAIPIFLTGDSGNHELYLTPINIMLKDNADDIKDKIHKALTQKKHAILKENVEKAEEITRKYVGRALFEPEQINYDLLKGICDAVFIALHGRPGEDGEVQKELEARGIPYNGSDSGSSTVTIDKYRTNQILRENGISVANHRLILQDEWENNEQGLLEEIEKEFSYPLIAKPSDDGCSSAVKKIKNREQLDAFIKLMFRKNAEISKAEAAILKLQKNEEFPFKSYFLIEELIEKNDADHFLEVTGGLLTHMQDGEVTYEVFEPSEALASGDVLSLEEKFLAGEGQNITPARFSKDKVFNNKISAEVRKTLKKTAEILNVQGYARIDAFVRIYPEKTETIIIEVNSLPGMTPATCIFHQCALNNYKPYDFIDKILEYGILRQNKTKTV; encoded by the coding sequence ATGAAAGTAGGGATATTTTTTGGAGGTCCCTCCAGAGAAAGGGAAGTATCTTTTGCAGGAGGAAGAACCGTTTATGATAATCTTAATAAAAGCATTTTTGAACCTGTTCCCATTTTTGTTGACAGCTTGGGTAATTTTATCTTACTCGACTGGCAATTTATATACAAAGGAACTATCAGGGATTTTTACCCACCAGTAGCGTTTATACCTGATTCTCCCAATCATTTTCAGGTTTATGTAGAGTCTTTGGGCAACTTAAGCCACGAAGAGCTAGAGAAAATTGCTGCTGAAGTTGGTAGAATTGTAGCACCTTGGGAATTCAAAAAGCTATTTGAGTTTGCATTTCTATGTTTACATGGCCCATATGGAGAAGACGGAAGTTTGCAGGGTTTACTAGAATGGTATAAGATACCTTATTCTGGTTCTGGCATTTTGCCTTCGGCCATAGGCATAAATAAAATTATACAAAGTTCACTTTCTAAAAGCTTGTCTTTTGCAAAACCAGTAAGCAAGGTTATTAGCAAAGACGACTGGTTAAGTGTGAACAAAAAAGCTTTTTTTGAAGAAATAGCTACATTAACTGGCTTGCCTGTAGTGGTAAAAGCAGCTCAGCAAGGTTCTTCAATTGGGGTTTCTATCGTATCAGAAAAGAACTTTGATAGCTTTATAAAAGCTGTAAACAGAGCTTTATTTGTTGAGGAAGTTGAAGCTGAAAAATGGAATACGTTTTCTAAAGAAGACAAAGTCCATTTTATACATGAGCTCATAGATATTCGCCAAGGAATTGGTTTGCCTGTATTCTTTTCGCTAAAATCTTCTATTAGTGATATAGAGTTAATCTACCATCCTGAAGAATTACTCAACAAATTAGACAAATACTTTAATGACTATTCAGACACGGTAGTTTTACAGTCAAGAGACAGTGAAGAGGCCGTTCTTTTCGAATCATTTATTAAAGGTCAAGAATTTTCTTGTATCGTAATTCAAGATGAAAATGGCGAGCCGGTAGCTTTACCTCCTACCGAAATTATAAAATTCGACGAGGTATTCGACTATAGATCAAAGTATCTGCCTGGTATGTCAAGGAAACTTACTCCGGTAAATACTTCAATAGAAAACATTAGAAAAATTCAGGATGAATGTTGCGAGATGTTCAGAAAACTGAAATTTAATGTTTACGCTAGAATTGATGGTTTCCTTTCACCGGATAATCAGGTTTATCTGAATGACCCGAACACAACTTCGGGAATGTTACCATCTTCTTTTTTCTTCCATCAAGCAGCAGAGATTGGCTTAAACCCATCTCAGTTCCTTACTTATATTATCAGAACCTCTTTAGCAGAAAGAATTAAATCTGGTAAAAACGGACACGAGTTAAAGAAAACACTCAATCTTTTAGATGAGAAAATTATCCAATTGCAGCAAGAACAAAAAGAGCGTGTGAAGGTAGCTGTAATAATGGGTGGTTATTCTTCTGAAAGGCATATTTCCATAGAAAGTGGAAGAAACATTTTTGAAAAAATAGCTGCATCTGAAAAGTATGAGGCAATTCCTATTTTTCTTACGGGAGATAGTGGAAACCATGAATTATACCTCACTCCGATCAACATTATGTTGAAAGACAATGCAGATGATATAAAAGACAAAATACACAAAGCGCTCACTCAGAAAAAACATGCTATTCTAAAAGAGAATGTAGAAAAAGCAGAAGAAATCACTAGAAAATATGTAGGTAGAGCTTTATTTGAGCCTGAGCAAATTAATTACGATCTGCTTAAAGGTATTTGTGATGCTGTATTTATCGCACTACATGGAAGACCGGGAGAAGATGGTGAAGTGCAAAAAGAACTTGAAGCCAGAGGTATTCCTTATAATGGTTCCGATTCTGGAAGTTCTACAGTAACTATAGATAAATACAGAACCAACCAAATCCTAAGAGAAAACGGTATTTCTGTAGCTAATCACAGATTAATTCTACAAGACGAATGGGAAAATAATGAGCAAGGATTACTAGAAGAAATTGAAAAAGAATTCTCCTATCCGCTCATTGCAAAACCTTCTGACGATGGTTGTAGCTCTGCAGTTAAAAAGATAAAAAACAGAGAGCAACTAGATGCATTTATTAAACTCATGTTTAGAAAAAATGCTGAAATATCTAAAGCAGAAGCGGCTATTCTAAAACTTCAAAAAAACGAAGAATTCCCTTTCAAAAGTTATTTCTTGATTGAGGAATTGATCGAGAAAAACGATGCTGATCATTTTCTTGAAGTTACTGGAGGCTTACTCACTCACATGCAAGATGGTGAGGTGACTTACGAAGTTTTTGAACCATCAGAAGCGCTGGCAAGTGGTGATGTTTTATCACTCGAAGAGAAGTTTTTAGCTGGTGAAGGACAAAATATAACTCCTGCCAGATTTAGCAAAGACAAAGTTTTTAATAATAAAATTTCTGCTGAGGTGCGAAAAACACTTAAGAAAACTGCAGAGATTTTAAATGTACAAGGCTATGCCAGAATCGATGCTTTTGTAAGAATTTATCCTGAAAAGACGGAAACTATAATTATTGAAGTAAATTCGCTGCCGGGAATGACGCCTGCTACATGTATTTTTCATCAGTGCGCCTTAAATAATTACAAACCCTACGATTTTATTGATAAAATATTGGAGTACGGAATTTTAAGACAAAACAAAACTAAGACTGTGTAA
- a CDS encoding PASTA domain-containing protein: protein MDKVKEVLNKILSVIWVNKPIAFIIHIVLLAGITSLLLYYFFYSYLPDTTNFGETITVPKLTGKNLDEIPRELENLELRFEVIDSVYDPEYEPLVVLDQNPSQNEHVKLNRKIYLTVNKILPPVVSFPDIIDGSLESAERILKSVDLKLGKIEFVPDEISNTVLAVKIDGKEITKEDIIEGVKIAKGTSIDLEVGSGLASNQRVIPEVVGLPVDEAEIYLNGYGLATGHIEFVDTLGVEIGTVIKQSPTPERGKVVAVGSIIDLWVAGYYPENVIKEDNEQ, encoded by the coding sequence ATGGACAAAGTAAAGGAAGTTCTGAATAAGATATTATCTGTGATTTGGGTTAATAAACCTATTGCTTTCATTATCCACATAGTTTTGCTGGCAGGAATTACATCTTTATTACTTTATTATTTTTTCTACAGCTATTTGCCTGATACAACAAATTTTGGAGAAACCATTACAGTACCCAAACTTACTGGCAAAAACCTAGATGAAATTCCTAGAGAATTAGAAAATCTGGAATTGAGATTTGAGGTTATAGATTCTGTTTATGACCCTGAATACGAACCTTTAGTAGTATTAGACCAGAATCCTTCGCAAAATGAGCATGTTAAGCTTAACAGAAAAATATATCTTACTGTAAATAAAATTCTGCCTCCTGTAGTAAGCTTTCCAGATATTATCGACGGTTCACTAGAAAGTGCTGAGCGTATATTGAAAAGTGTAGATTTGAAACTAGGCAAAATAGAATTTGTACCAGACGAGATTTCCAACACTGTACTTGCTGTAAAAATAGATGGTAAAGAAATTACTAAAGAAGATATAATAGAAGGTGTTAAAATTGCCAAGGGTACTTCAATTGACTTAGAAGTTGGTAGTGGTTTAGCATCAAACCAGAGAGTAATACCAGAAGTAGTTGGCTTACCAGTAGACGAAGCAGAAATCTATTTAAATGGTTATGGATTAGCTACTGGACACATAGAATTTGTTGATACATTGGGTGTAGAAATTGGGACCGTAATAAAACAATCTCCTACTCCAGAAAGAGGCAAAGTTGTGGCTGTTGGTTCAATTATCGACTTGTGGGTAGCTGGTTATTATCCAGAAAATGTGATTAAAGAAGATAACGAACAATGA
- a CDS encoding T9SS type A sorting domain-containing protein: MEDTVFSTLPFFEDFSNPSEFPDPTKWQNDETTPFVSSGYGIQPPSINVASFDGAQANGTRYDEENLNSNGVADHLTSVYFDLSEYEPSDSLYISFYWQAEGLGETPGTDSYLRLQFRDRDGDWQNLWETAGTGNTNIDSVIAPFEEAVVALTDTAVFHEYFAFRFQNTGRLAGSFDHWILDYIFFHQSNQDIRNDLAISDQATSLLKNYYAMPIDQFREDELADTIYSSIQNNSESLHIFAPRIKVTDLYTGDTKANIPVEALGEIPFTKGDTTFIITSKENMDLIGLQTTTDYGVDAADSLALEYSLYFDKIEAEGLYIDDTVVASFESSFYNDTLKSIVRLEDYYAYDDGVGEYAAGIYQQYGQVAYRFILNEPDYITDIDMYFPQIDNDLEGQAFNLLVWQKIDFDDPEDDEVVSRLSVAFVYPDTLNEFRRLSLSEPVLLEDTFYVGYEQLSEESLLLGWDKNHNTTENIFFNVYGEWAQTVSTPEYSGSLMMRPVFGEVDIVSGIDEDLSELQKITVFPNPASDIIYIEGEADQYILTDVTGKTVLEGTFTNQNTTNSITLNSSLSGLYILVLQKNQARIAKKILIK; the protein is encoded by the coding sequence ATGGAAGATACGGTTTTTAGTACGCTCCCATTTTTCGAAGATTTCTCTAATCCAAGTGAGTTCCCTGACCCTACCAAATGGCAAAACGATGAAACGACTCCTTTTGTAAGCAGTGGCTATGGCATTCAGCCTCCATCTATTAATGTAGCCTCTTTCGATGGTGCTCAGGCAAATGGCACCAGATATGACGAAGAAAATCTAAACTCAAATGGCGTAGCAGATCACCTGACTTCCGTTTACTTCGACTTAAGTGAATATGAACCTTCAGATTCACTCTATATTTCTTTTTACTGGCAAGCAGAAGGTTTGGGCGAAACTCCCGGAACAGATAGTTATTTAAGATTACAATTTAGAGATAGAGATGGTGACTGGCAAAACTTATGGGAAACCGCAGGAACGGGAAATACAAATATCGATTCAGTAATTGCCCCTTTTGAAGAAGCCGTTGTAGCGCTCACAGATACTGCAGTATTTCATGAATATTTCGCTTTTAGATTTCAAAATACTGGAAGATTAGCCGGAAGTTTCGACCACTGGATTCTAGATTATATTTTCTTTCATCAAAGTAATCAAGATATTAGAAATGATTTAGCAATTAGCGATCAGGCTACTTCATTATTAAAAAATTACTATGCTATGCCTATTGATCAGTTTAGAGAAGATGAGCTAGCTGATACAATTTACTCAAGCATTCAAAACAATAGTGAAAGTTTACACATCTTCGCTCCAAGAATTAAAGTGACAGATTTATATACAGGCGATACCAAAGCAAATATACCTGTTGAAGCATTGGGAGAAATACCTTTTACAAAAGGTGATACGACCTTTATTATCACTTCAAAAGAAAATATGGATCTTATCGGTTTACAAACAACCACTGATTATGGCGTTGATGCAGCCGATTCATTAGCACTTGAGTATTCTCTGTATTTTGATAAAATCGAAGCAGAGGGTTTATATATTGATGATACGGTAGTAGCATCATTTGAGAGCTCTTTTTATAATGATACACTCAAATCGATAGTAAGACTAGAAGATTATTATGCTTACGATGATGGTGTTGGGGAATACGCTGCAGGAATCTATCAACAATATGGGCAAGTTGCTTATCGATTTATTTTGAATGAGCCAGACTATATTACAGATATTGATATGTATTTCCCTCAGATTGACAATGACCTAGAAGGTCAGGCTTTCAATCTTTTAGTTTGGCAAAAGATCGATTTTGATGACCCAGAAGATGATGAAGTAGTATCTCGTTTAAGTGTAGCTTTTGTTTATCCAGATACTTTAAATGAATTTAGACGACTGAGTTTGAGCGAACCTGTTTTACTTGAAGACACCTTCTATGTGGGTTATGAACAACTTTCCGAAGAATCTCTCCTATTAGGTTGGGATAAAAACCATAATACTACAGAAAACATCTTTTTTAATGTTTATGGAGAATGGGCACAAACTGTTAGTACTCCTGAATATTCTGGCAGTTTAATGATGAGACCTGTTTTTGGCGAAGTAGATATTGTTAGCGGTATTGATGAAGATTTATCTGAACTACAAAAAATCACGGTTTTCCCTAACCCTGCTAGCGATATAATATATATTGAAGGTGAAGCCGACCAATACATACTCACAGACGTTACAGGAAAAACCGTATTAGAAGGAACATTCACGAATCAAAACACAACGAATTCGATCACTCTAAACTCTTCGCTATCAGGCTTGTATATACTGGTATTACAAAAAAATCAAGCTCGTATAGCTAAGAAAATACTTATTAAATAA